In Brassica napus cultivar Da-Ae chromosome C2, Da-Ae, whole genome shotgun sequence, the sequence gggaaccgaaattcacaccgtcgagttttgtttatcggaggaaagccaagttaacctagcctttCCTGAAGATCCCGGTTATCTGCTAGGCCACACACGACACgatcaatatgaaagaataaaatgaaaataagcagaaaaagagaataagaggatcttatttccgaatttgcGTTTGAGCATGCACAACAAGTAAAGACCTAGGCTACAATagctgtcggtacgttcgctagtctagcgacctaaatctaaactagttgagtcgcagctcgattagtaaaaacggaaaaagatgcctaaattgttctaagtgctaagttgctATCTTCTGCTCTTCTCGTCataggtcctccttatatactcctccttaggtcggtttactTCTTCTTGGGCCAGATTTGTCgcgaagcgggcttttccatatttcttttttctttgtgattatcttcggaaatttgacatttatctcttctcgcggatgagataaaccgtcatatcagtctttgggttcaagtcttttgggaccatagATGGGCCCTTTTCCGCtattcggaccctctttgggccgtatcgagacttaagcgtttttacgattttactcgcgaagtagccgttggtataggcatggttcttccaacggaaccctatttcttcgcatagccgaggcagttggtgttaagttaactgtaacctgctctactacgaagaataggaaaccgtTCGATAGACATAACCTTTCCAAATTCCtgaatactttcgacgatgttttttagatggaacattggtgtcgtatccacggacccgaatactgagttacggaaacttcggacgaagatgcatggttatgggatgggatCGGGTttgtatcatgtcttgagatgttagtggactcgttttgcctgtgggcgatttccacctggttctttccgatttaaagtccgcgacttggcgccggcttatatgacttgtatggaacgaaccgagcactctccagagaccgtctggagtgctgaccaaatttcggatttcttgtatagcgcgctatggtatcctcatcggatgtaagagaacctttactTTTACGAAAGGTTAGACTACGAGTTCTTGTTTGAGAACGTTTTGGGTTTGcccgtcggggccaatcgacgggcaatttgttttttttttagagccGCGGACGGACCGTTTGTTTGGATAATATCTCTCGAAAATATTTACGACGTCTCGCTTTTTCCTAAAGGTATATCCTTTGTAGTGAGAGAGTTACGATCTTCGTTTTTAGAGAAAATGTATTTGGTCTTGCTTGACCATTGATACGcagtgattttttttaagttagttccCATCCAAGGACTGCTTGAAAGGTATGCGTGTTTGGAGACCCTTGTTTTGGGTGTTTCTCTAGTTAATCTCCGATTGTTGTGGCTTATTGCAAGTAAAtcgggaaaacaaaataaaatgagttttattggaaaattttcgaaaatatcgagtacatgtgtggatattccgaactttgtgggagtatacgagtatacgtacccactcccccccccctttttggagagggggatagctgaacttgtcaataggacaagctgcctacgtacctctttcgaggatcaagccatctcgtagttctgctttGTTGTTGCGAGCGTTCCTACTCGTTGGATAGGGCCGTTTCTGTTACTTCGGCCGTTGAGGCTTGAGTTAAATCGGCGGCCGTTTCGTGAGTCGGGTTTTCCGCTGGTAGGGCGATTGACTCCGGGATTGCGTTGCTGTCCGGAGCCAATGCTTGGGCGAGTGATTCTGAATCGCTCTTTGCGGAACCTTCGGGAGTACTCTGAGTTTTCTTGACTCGCTTCGGGCTAACCGCAGGGGTGTTCTGAGTTTGTCGTAGTTTATGCTCGGCCAAAAAGCAGAGCCTAGATTGtttctggcatccccagattactgctgttctgtttggtgttgggaacttgatgctaaggtggtaagtcgacggtaccgccttcattgcgttgatccatggggttcccatgataacattatagatggccgggttatcgactacggcgaagtcaacgattttcgtggcttcccttgccatgaccggaagtttgatcgatccgagggtcattgaTGTTGTGCCCGAAAAACAGGTCAGTGGTTTTGGTTCCGGGACGacttccccgagttcgatgttcattctccggagagtgtcgcggaaaatgacgttgaccgtgctgcctgtgtcgatgaggattcttcccacttcgaggtctcgaatcaccaagtcgatgaccagcgggtcgcagtgaggtttatcgagtccaacggtttcctcctcctcaaaaaCAATCGTATCATTTGGAGCGTTGTCGGTCAGGGACCGAGCCGTCCAGTTAGAACTTGTTTCCGCCTTTCGTCAGTAGGCCTTGATGGATGAAACAGAATTGCGGTAGAATTGCGattctccgatgatcatgtttatcctTCGGCGGGTACTATTGTCTCCATGGTCATCCTGCCTTCTTCCGCGTTTCTCGCCAGACTGGTTTGCGCGTGCGTCCCTCTCGGGAGACTCTTTATCAGTCCTGGGAGGGCGGTCGGAATCCATGATGAGGTCTTTTATGCTAGTGACCTTCGAGAGGTCGCCAGCGAGGAGTCTTGCGGCTAGCCTTGCGCCGAGAACTTTGCAGTTCGTAGTGGAATGACCtttggtctggtggaactcACAATAGGAGTTATCCTTGTACTGGTTCCTGGTCCAGGTGTTTCTGGAGGTCTTTCCTTGTTCGGAATTGATAGTGTAGTTGTTCTCGCCCTGGACGtcttctccctcgtggtggacatacttgtcgtttcgagagcttttctttttttgtaggcgtcttctgcgggttgtacttctgggagaggattttcatctcctcttccattacgatgaagtctgttgccttatgaagagcatcctgaatcgttctcggtttttcgagggataccTATTGCCGAAATTTTGACcggtaccagagagttttcttcagagcatcgatcgccactttgtcgctgatcCCGGTGACTCTTGCCATTATTAGCTTGAATCTATTCATGAACTCGCgaagtggctcgtcttctctttgagaCAGGCTCCAGAGATCGATGTCTgaggtttctctgtccatgaacatggaatactgcttgagaaactctgaagcaagttggcggaaacttccgatggaatttctttttaggcgagaaaaccattttagcgcggctcctttgaggttttcgacgaagaggaggcagtagccaGCGCCTCGTTCGCGTTCCTTGAGTTTGCACCTCCCCATCGTGATCTTGAAAAACTGCAGGTGCGCTTTCGGGTCGGTGGTGCCATCGTAGAtgggaattttgatcttccctgggtccgagacgttggtctcagtaatccgggcagtgaacggggttttgcaagcttcctcgagaagtctgtcgatctcgggcgCAGTGCTTATCGCGTGGTGGATTTGCGATTTCACCGCTTTCACCTCCACTGCAGTTTTCGCGATGTACTCGCAGAGATCGtggatctcatcaggatttctGGCAGCCTTGCGAGCTTGTCTGTGTTGGCTGCGGTGGATCCTGGCCTGCTTTTTggccagctcctcctgttctacccaatagaggttttcttcttcctcggtcaTGGGTCTTTCGAAGGACGCGTCCTGCCGAGCGGACTAGCTTCGCGTTCTTCTTGGGTGGATGTCAGCATCGTCGTCCGAGTGATCGGACTGGTCGCTTATATCCAGGTCGATGCGCTcgatttcttctccttcgttgCTCCCGGTAGGAGGTGGAAGGTTCTCCGCAGTTGGTTGTGCACCTGGCTGGAGCGTTTCATCAGGGTTTTGGCCTAAGGAAGCCTTGTCCGCGTGTGCAGCTCGATTGCCCGGAGTCTCGAAATCAAGTCTTCTACCGCTGCGGGCTCTTGTGGTCCCGCGCGGGGCTTTGCTCCTGGCCTTCGCCGTTAAAGTTTCCACCTGTTTTGCGAGAGAGGCCACGAGTTTTCCTTGTTCGTCTGACTTTTTCTGAGCGGAGGCGAACATTTTCTTCATCTGGTCTAGTATCGCGGTGTCGGCAGTGACCGTTGATACGTTTCCAGCTGGAGTTTTATCAGCGTTGGCATCGACGAGAGTCCCGTCGTGCGTTTGCGGGTCTTTGTCAGCGTTGCTCGTCATATCGGACTGAGTGTGTGTGGTTGCGAGAGAGATAGATCAGTATcgcccctccttctagcgccaaactgtgggaaccgaaattcacaccgtcgagttttgttaatcggaggaaaacCAAGTTAACCttgccttccctgaaggtcccagttatctgctgggccacacaCGACACGATCATtatgaaagaataaaatgaaaataagcagaaaaagagaataagaggatcttatttccgaattcgcgtttgagcgtgaacaacaagtaaagacctaggctacaagagctgtcggtatgttcgctagtctagcgacctaaatctaaactagttgagtcgcagctcgattagtaaaaacggaaaaagatgcctaaattattctaagtgctaagttgctCTCTTCTGCTCTTCTCGTGCTAGGTcttccttatatactcctccttaggtcggtttactTCTTCTtgggccggatttgtcgcgaaTCGGGCTTTttcatatttccttcttctttgtgattatcttcggaaatttgacatttatctcttcccatggatgagataaaccgtcataccagtctttgggttcaagtcttttgggaccatagatgggccgttgtccgcaattcggaccctctttgggccgtatcgaggcttaggcgtttttacgattttactcgcgaagtagccgttggtataggcatggttcttccaacggaaccctgtttcttcgcatagccgaggcagttggtgttaagttaactgtaatcagctctactacgaagaataggaaaccgttcgagagacataaccttcccaacttcccgaatactttcgacgatgttttttagacggaacattggtgtcgtatccacggacccgaagactgagttacggaaacttcggatgaagatgcatggttatgggatgggaccgggttcggaatggtccacAGAGAATTGGCtgcgctcgccgggcgagctgatccgtgccacggtcgagctcgccggcgagccgaccggcaacacggtcgtgctcgccgggcgagctggctcgtgtcacggccgagctcgccggcgagtcgaccggcaacacggccgtgctcgccgggcgagctggctcatGTCGcagccgagctcgccggcgagtcgaccggcaacacagTCGTGCttgccgggcgagctggctcgtgtcatggtcgagctcgccgggcgatccgtttcgTGTATTtgttttctcggcttttgaaattttgaccgagattcggtttttctgaggactttcggacatcgatgCACGACGAAATCTGACCCCAACAAAATCTTCCTCCAAAACACAAGAGAAATGCATCTGCTGCTTCTGATAGTGACAGTAGCATATCTTCCTACTCTTCGAGTTCTGTTTCaggtttgaaaataaaaactgaCTATTATTATATCTTCTTGATACATTGTATTCAGCTTCAGATTCGTACGTCTATTTTGCTTCATATATGCCCTTTTTAAGGTCTTCTAGCTTCCAGCAAAGGCAGCACAAATCTATGCTTCGACGAGAAACTTTTCATGCAATCACTTtacaaggtaaaaaaaaaaagacaaacttttctaatttttttcaatGGTTTTTCTCATAGTTGTTGTCTTTCTCTGCAGGTGTTGGTCTCTGTATCAGACAAAAATCCACTAATAATATACTTCAAGGACGTTGAGAAGCTTCTTGAGTCAGAAAGATTCTACAAGTTGTTCCAGAATCTGTTGAACAAGCTCCCTGGTCCTGTCTTGATTCTTGGCTCAAGAGTATTAGAATCCAAAGATGATTGCCAAGAAGTAACCGAAGGAACATCCGCTCTCTTTCCTTACAACATCGGAATCAGACCACCAGAGGATGAATCTCAGCTCATGACCTGGAAAACTCGGTTAGAAGAAGACATGAAGATGATTAAGATTCAAGACAACAAGAACCACATCGCCGAGGTTCTTGCAGCTAATGATATCCAATGCGATGACTTGGCTTCGATATGTCTCGCGGATACAATGTGTTTGAGCAACCGCATTGAGGAGGTTGTGATTTCTGCAATCACTTATCATTTGATACACACCAAAGAACCGGAGTACAGAAACGGGAAGCTTGTTATATCTTCCAAAAGGTAAGTACccaaataagttttatttatttaacaggTTTGTCAGATGATTAAACTGATTACATGACCTTACACAACAGCTTGTCTCATGGACTGAGTATATTCCAAGAAAACAAGAATGACAATGCATTGCCTCTAAAAGCACCTGAAGCTGTTCCTGATAATGAGTTCGAGGAGCGTATAAGATCAGAGGTTATACCAGCAAATGAGATTGGTGTCAAATTTGCAGATATTGGTTCTTTAGACGAAACAAAAGATTTGCTTCAAGAACTTGTAATACTTCCACTTAGAAGACCTGATCTCTTCAAAGGCAATCTTCTCAAGCCATGCAGAGGAATCCTACTATTCGGACCGCCTGGTACTGGCAAAACAATGCTTGCAAAGGCGATTGCAAATGAAGCAGGAGCTAGTTTCATCAATGTATCCATGTCTACAATCACTTCAAAATATTATGGAGAAGACGAGAAGAACGTGAGAGCTTTGTTTACTTTAGCAGCTAAAGTATCTCCAACGATTATATTTGTGGACGAAGTTGATAGTAGGTTGGGACAAAGGAAGAGTGTTGGAGAGACTGAATCCACTAGGAAGATCAAGAATGAGTTTATGTTGCATTGGGATGGTCTAATGACTGAACCAGGTGAAGGGGTTATGGTTCTTGCAGCCACAAACAGACCCTTTGATCTTGACGAAGCTATCATTAGGAGGTTTGAGCGCAGGTACTACTATAGCAACATTTGGTTAAAATGCAAAAGCTCTAAATAATTCTTAATTACTAATTGTGTTTTGGAAATTACAGAATAATGGTGGGACTTCCTTCCATTGAGAGCAGAGAGATGATCTTGAGAACTTTGTTGTCTAAAGAGAAAACAGATGATCTTGATTTTCATGAGATTGGACAGAAGACAGAAGGCTACACTGGAAGTGATCTCAAGGTTTATATATTCTTTAACCTCAAAAATCTTGTGTCAAATCCTTGGAGTTTAGAAACTGATTGGTTGTTTAACATTTGTGAAACAGAACATGTGCATCACAGCTGCGTATAGACCGGTTAGAGAACTGATTCAGCAAGAGAGATTGAAAGATAAGGTAAAAGGAGTAAAAGACCCTCTCCTGCACTCTATACCGATCGAATTCTCAGCACATTCTGATTTTTTTGTGGTTTCAGGAgaggaagaaaagagaagaagcagGAAAAGGCAAGGAAGAACCAAAAGAAGTAGAAGAAGCTTCTGAGGAGAGAGATATTACTTTGAGACCTTTGAACATGGAAGACATGAGAAAAGCTAAAAACCAGGTCTAACTTCTTGTCTCAATTTAACAAGAAAGGACAAGGAAACAAGAAACCCTAACTAAGATATGTTGTGTGTTTTGCAGGTATCTGCGAGTTTTGCATCAGAAGGATCTGGAATGGATGAGCTGAAGCAATGGAATGATTTGTATGGAGAAGGAGGCTCAAGGAAAAAGGAACAGCTCACTTATTTCCTCTGAACAAAATGCAAAACCCTAAAATTGTGAATGCATATTTCTTGGTGCACAAGATCCGTTTGGGCTTTAGCAAATCTAgaatgaattattattttacttgTTAGACTATTTACAACTTGAATAAAAGATTTATCAGTTAAATTACTATAATAACCATGTCGGAAAATGAATTTTGATATTAATTATTTGGTGTAGAAAAGATTAAAcatgttaaataaaaaaagtatggACCATCAATTTCAcatgtttaagatttttttgatattctcttaattattttaaactaataatctcaatataaattaaataatttatttttatatatttttaaatattctaaaaatagtcGTTAATTAACTATTCGTCTATAAACAATTTAATTTGGATATAGAAAATAATCATTAATTAGTAAATAAAGATACAAACAAGAATACAATATAACAAACAAAATCCACAAACCAAAAGTCCCAATCTAAATTGAAAGAACTTTTAACTCCGACAATAATATGGACGAACAGCAATTCCTAGCAAGAGATTATGGTAGATTGAAACTCAAATCTTTCCATGTAAAAATATCGGAGACCATGGGGTGATCGGTAAGTGCtgtggtttttattttttggcttTAGAATAATAGCTGTAGATTTAtttattgtaattatttttGCTGTAAGTTTATAAAGcactatttttttgctctagAAATAAAACTCTCTACAgcactttttttatttttcagaaataTTTTTGCTGTAACTTTTTAAAAGAAAGGAAAGCATGATTGGTTGACATGTATGACTTTAAACTAAATTTTAGCTTTCTAAAGTATTTACAGCCACAACCAATCACCCCCCATAATAATACCAAAACGTTGATGACTCGTAACAAAACTCGAAAGTAACCCGACCAAAAAGAGGTTCAGAGATTTTCAAAGTAAATTGTAAAATAAAGAAGTTATTAAGAGTGCATGAAAAAGGCGACAAAAGATGAGAAAATTTTACTTATACACTTTTCTTGATACCACTATTCAACTTTACCATCAATAAaatgacattttcaaaaataccacaTTTATTAATGTGTAAAAGACAATACTGCCCTTAACTTATCTTCACTAtatagctctctctctctatctctagagagagagagatctctctatctctctctctttatctctctctctctctctctctctctctctctctctctctctctctctctctctcttctctcctctctctctctctctctctctctctctctctctctctctctcttctctcctctatctcatctctctctctctctctcttctctctctctctctctctctctctctctctctctctctctctctctctctctctctctctctctctctctctctctctctctctctctctctctctctctctctctctctctctctctctctctctctcgatctatCTCTTTCGCGCCGTCGTCCAGATCCACCGTCTCTGTCCAGACCCGCCGTCGACGTCTCCGTCCAGATCCGCCGTCGACGTCTCCGTCCAGATCCGCCGTCGACGTCTCCGTCCAGACCCGCCGTCGACGTCTCCGTCCAGATCCGCCGTCGACGTCTCCGTCCAGATCCGCCGTCGACGTCTCCGTCCAGATCCGCCGTCGACGTCTCCGTCCAGATCCGCCGTCGACGTCTCCGTCCAGATCCGCCGTCGACGTCTCCGTCCAAATCCACGAAGCATACGAGATCGAGACTCAAAACCTCAAAATGTTGAATCCTCAGCTAGAATCACAACTTGTCGGATTTTGTTGTTTCGATCTAAGAGAAAGAGTTATCTATTAATAGTCGGATCTAAGAGAAAATTTCCGATAGTGAACATTGagtttttgaatatttataacCCTGTATAAATCTAAGTTATTTAGTAATGTAATTGACATGTTCAGTTTCCGACACTCATGAAAGAAGGGTATGTTCAAGCTTATATGAGAGCCACAACCCTGCCCTCACACATTTGCTTTCATCTACAATAGTAATCACCAAATTCATCATTGGCTCTGGTTTTTTTCTTAAGTGTTATTGACCAatcattgatattttttttggttttttcttttgtcttagATTGCAGAGTATGTCCCTTTAGCAGTGATAAAAGGTATGCTACAACGCAAGTGAAGGCTCCACCTCAGCTGCATAAAACGGTGTGTTAAGTAACTCAGTTTCTGTTGCTCTTTCTTGCATTTTTGTCTCATATGTCAGTTATTTCGTATGATTTGATGTCTCACATCAACTATTTATAAGTGCAGGGTGCTGTTAGAGTGTTGCCGGTAAGCCATGGATTTGT encodes:
- the LOC106386649 gene encoding outer mitochondrial transmembrane helix translocase-like; this translates as MHLLLLIVTVAYLPTLRVLFQVLVSVSDKNPLIIYFKDVEKLLESERFYKLFQNLLNKLPGPVLILGSRVLESKDDCQEVTEGTSALFPYNIGIRPPEDESQLMTWKTRLEEDMKMIKIQDNKNHIAEVLAANDIQCDDLASICLADTMCLSNRIEEVVISAITYHLIHTKEPEYRNGKLVISSKSLSHGLSIFQENKNDNALPLKAPEAVPDNEFEERIRSEVIPANEIGVKFADIGSLDETKDLLQELVILPLRRPDLFKGNLLKPCRGILLFGPPGTGKTMLAKAIANEAGASFINVSMSTITSKYYGEDEKNVRALFTLAAKVSPTIIFVDEVDSRLGQRKSVGETESTRKIKNEFMLHWDGLMTEPGEGVMVLAATNRPFDLDEAIIRRFERRIMVGLPSIESREMILRTLLSKEKTDDLDFHEIGQKTEGYTGSDLKNMCITAAYRPVRELIQQERLKDKERKKREEAGKGKEEPKEVEEASEERDITLRPLNMEDMRKAKNQVSASFASEGSGMDELKQWNDLYGEGGSRKKEQLTYFL